In Azospirillaceae bacterium, a genomic segment contains:
- a CDS encoding Crp/Fnr family transcriptional regulator: MPVIDAASLDSIELLAPLTADQRANLAKQCSWRHFHPQEQVIDRASDSRDVCFIVEGRVRVVNYSLSGREVTFDDVEAGGYLGELSAIDGEARSASIVALTEVMVAFMSPRLFQQVVTQNPDIAWGVMTRLASIVRSATGRIMDLSTLGANNRVHAELLRLAKPNLKDNNTAAISPIPIHSDIAARVSTTRETVARVLGDLSRDKLVIRQDSSLLVCDFARLEEMVEEVRGD; this comes from the coding sequence ATCCCCGTGATCGATGCCGCGTCCCTCGACAGCATAGAACTGCTGGCCCCCCTGACGGCGGACCAGCGCGCCAATCTGGCCAAGCAGTGCAGCTGGCGCCACTTCCACCCGCAGGAACAGGTGATCGACCGCGCGTCGGACAGCCGCGACGTCTGTTTCATCGTCGAAGGCCGCGTGCGGGTGGTGAACTATTCCCTGTCCGGCCGCGAGGTCACCTTCGACGATGTCGAGGCCGGCGGCTACCTGGGGGAGTTGTCCGCCATCGACGGCGAGGCGCGGTCCGCCAGCATCGTCGCCCTGACCGAGGTGATGGTGGCCTTCATGTCGCCGCGCCTGTTCCAGCAGGTGGTGACCCAGAACCCCGACATCGCCTGGGGCGTTATGACGCGCCTGGCCAGCATCGTTCGTTCCGCAACCGGACGGATCATGGATCTGTCGACGCTGGGCGCCAACAACCGGGTGCACGCCGAACTGCTGCGCCTGGCCAAGCCCAACCTGAAAGACAACAACACCGCCGCCATTTCGCCGATTCCCATCCACAGCGACATCGCGGCACGGGTCAGCACCACCCGCGAAACGGTGGCGCGCGTCCTGGGCGACCTGTCACGCGACAAGCTGGTCATCCGCCAGGACAGCTCCCTCCTCGTGTGCGATTTCGCCCGTTTGGAGGAAATGGTGGAGGAAGTGCGGGGCGACTGA
- the recG gene encoding ATP-dependent DNA helicase RecG, whose translation MRPPVLYPLFAPITSLPGLGPRLGKLAERLTGPHVADILWHLPTGVLDRANAASIAEAPEGRIVTLTVRVDGHMPPVQRHRPYRVRCTDHTGEMELVFFHIKGDWLEKKLPQGTMVVVSGKVERFNGLLQMPHPDHFAPVEEGAPPQEVEAVYPLTGGLNPKPLRTAITAALERTPELEEWQDPAWLERQGWPAWKVALAAAHDPKSEGDVNPLSPIRQRLAYDELLSNQLALALVRWHQRHLAGRATVGDGRLRARIQAALPYQLTGAQVGALAEIDADMGAAERMLRLLQGDVGSGKTIVALMAMATAVEAGAQAALMAPTEILARQHAESLADLADAAGIRLALLTGRDKGKARQQVLDRLVSGEIDILIGTHALFQEDVAFRDLALAIIDEQHKFGVHQRLALAAKGRGVDTLVMTATPIPRTLTLTAYGDMDVSRLMEKPPGRKPVVTRAAPADRIEEVVERVAAAIKTGQRVYWVCPLVDESETVDLANATLRHATLMERLGDRVGLVHGKMKGTEKDAVMARFASGELSVLVATTVIEVGVNVPEATIMVVEHAERFGLAQLHQLRGRVGRGERASACLLLYTAPLGETARARLDVMTATEDGFLIAEKDLELRGAGEVLGTRQSGLPEFRMADITVHADLLATARDDASLMVARDPDLESPRGQALRVLLYLFQRDEAVRTLRSG comes from the coding sequence TTGCGTCCGCCCGTCCTTTATCCCCTGTTCGCGCCCATCACCAGCCTGCCGGGCCTGGGGCCCCGCCTCGGCAAGCTGGCGGAGCGGCTGACCGGCCCGCACGTGGCGGATATCCTGTGGCACCTGCCCACCGGCGTGCTGGACCGCGCCAACGCCGCCAGCATTGCGGAGGCGCCGGAAGGCCGCATCGTCACCCTGACGGTGCGGGTGGACGGGCACATGCCGCCGGTGCAGCGCCACCGCCCCTATCGCGTGCGCTGCACCGACCATACCGGCGAGATGGAACTGGTGTTCTTCCACATCAAAGGCGACTGGCTGGAGAAGAAACTGCCCCAGGGCACCATGGTGGTGGTCAGCGGCAAGGTCGAACGCTTCAACGGCCTGTTGCAGATGCCCCACCCCGACCATTTCGCCCCCGTCGAGGAAGGCGCCCCGCCGCAGGAGGTGGAGGCGGTCTACCCCTTGACGGGCGGCCTGAACCCCAAGCCGCTGCGCACCGCCATCACCGCGGCGCTGGAGCGCACGCCGGAACTGGAGGAATGGCAGGACCCCGCCTGGCTGGAGCGCCAGGGCTGGCCGGCGTGGAAGGTGGCACTGGCGGCGGCGCATGATCCCAAGAGCGAAGGCGACGTCAACCCGCTGTCGCCCATCCGCCAACGCCTGGCTTACGACGAACTGCTGTCCAACCAGCTGGCCCTGGCCCTGGTGCGCTGGCATCAACGCCACCTGGCCGGCCGGGCCACGGTGGGCGACGGCCGCCTGCGTGCCCGCATCCAGGCGGCATTGCCCTATCAGCTGACGGGCGCGCAGGTGGGCGCCCTGGCCGAGATCGACGCCGACATGGGTGCCGCCGAGCGCATGCTGCGCCTGCTGCAGGGCGACGTCGGCAGCGGCAAGACCATCGTGGCGCTGATGGCCATGGCGACGGCGGTGGAGGCCGGCGCGCAAGCGGCATTGATGGCGCCCACCGAGATCCTGGCGCGCCAGCATGCCGAAAGCCTGGCCGACCTGGCCGACGCCGCCGGCATCCGCCTGGCCCTGCTGACCGGCCGTGACAAGGGCAAGGCGCGCCAACAGGTGCTGGACAGACTGGTGTCGGGCGAGATCGACATCCTGATCGGGACCCACGCCCTGTTCCAGGAGGACGTGGCGTTCCGCGATCTGGCGCTGGCCATCATCGACGAACAGCACAAGTTCGGCGTGCACCAGCGCCTGGCCCTGGCAGCCAAGGGGCGCGGGGTGGACACCCTGGTCATGACCGCCACCCCCATTCCCCGCACCCTGACGCTGACCGCCTATGGCGACATGGACGTCAGCCGCCTGATGGAAAAGCCGCCGGGGCGCAAGCCGGTGGTGACCCGCGCCGCCCCGGCCGACCGCATTGAGGAGGTGGTGGAGCGGGTGGCCGCCGCCATCAAGACCGGCCAGCGGGTCTATTGGGTCTGTCCCCTGGTGGACGAATCCGAAACCGTGGACCTGGCCAACGCCACCCTGCGCCATGCCACCCTGATGGAACGGCTGGGCGATCGCGTCGGCCTGGTGCACGGCAAGATGAAGGGCACGGAGAAGGACGCGGTCATGGCGCGGTTCGCCAGCGGCGAGCTGTCCGTGCTGGTCGCCACCACGGTGATCGAGGTGGGCGTCAACGTGCCGGAGGCCACCATCATGGTGGTGGAGCATGCCGAGCGCTTCGGCCTGGCGCAGTTGCACCAGTTGCGCGGCCGGGTGGGCCGTGGCGAGCGCGCGTCCGCCTGCCTGCTGCTGTACACCGCCCCCTTGGGTGAGACCGCCCGCGCCCGCCTGGACGTGATGACCGCGACGGAGGACGGCTTCCTGATCGCGGAGAAGGATCTGGAACTGCGGGGGGCTGGCGAGGTGCTGGGCACGCGCCAGTCCGGCCTGCCGGAATTCCGCATGGCCGACATCACCGTGCACGCCGACCTGCTGGCGACCGCCCGCGACGACGCCAGCCTGATGGTGGCCCGCGACCCCGACCTGGAAAGCCCGCGCGGCCAGGCCCTGCGCGTGTTGCTGTACCTGTTCCAGCGGGATGAGGCGGTACGGACCCTGCGCTCAGGCTGA
- a CDS encoding mismatch-specific DNA-glycosylase, protein MTDLILPDVLVPGLDLVFCGTAPSNASMRAKAYYAKPGNAFWPSLHAAGFTPTRMEPAAFAGLPALGLGLTDLNKTQFGNDVDLDPAAYDVAGLVAKMRRFRPGAIAFTSKTAAAVFLAGHHAQVGNPPYGRHALDLDGIALFVLPSPSGQARRFFTLEPWREAAGFVSERRQGA, encoded by the coding sequence ATGACCGACCTCATCCTGCCCGACGTTCTGGTCCCCGGCCTCGACCTGGTGTTCTGCGGCACGGCGCCCAGCAACGCGTCCATGCGGGCTAAGGCCTATTACGCCAAGCCCGGCAACGCCTTCTGGCCCAGCCTGCATGCCGCCGGCTTCACGCCGACGCGCATGGAGCCGGCGGCCTTCGCCGGCCTGCCGGCCTTGGGCCTGGGCCTAACCGACCTCAACAAGACGCAGTTCGGCAACGACGTCGACCTGGACCCCGCCGCCTACGACGTGGCGGGCCTGGTGGCGAAGATGCGGCGCTTCCGTCCCGGCGCCATCGCCTTCACCAGCAAGACGGCGGCGGCGGTGTTCCTGGCCGGCCACCATGCTCAGGTGGGCAACCCGCCCTATGGCCGCCACGCCCTGGACCTGGACGGCATCGCCCTGTTCGTCCTGCCATCGCCCTCGGGGCAGGCCCGGCGTTTCTTCACGCTGGAGCCGTGGCGTGAGGCGGCGGGATTCGTGTCGGAGAGGCGCCAGGGCGCCTGA
- a CDS encoding type III polyketide synthase, producing the protein MSRDPYAPPSGPLPRLLSIATALPPHRFTQEQALAGAREIFAHRLRDFERMAPVFTHAGIEGRASCVPLDWYLRPHGWAERNALYLEHAVDLLAVAATQALERAGLAPGDVDAIVAVSSTGIATPSLDALVMQRLGMRPDVERMPLFGLGCAGGVLGLARAATWATARPGANILLLVVELCGLTFRPGDLSKANVVATALFGDGAAALVLRADPAGRDEGPAFLASAEHRWPDSLGIMGWQVEDDGLGVIFAQSIPTLVRDALPAVVGGFLDRQGLGLRDLAGTICHPGGAKVLDALTAVLSPCADGLDDARTVLRDHGNMSAVTVLFVLERRLRRGAKGPHMLSALGPGFVAALGLMRL; encoded by the coding sequence ATGTCCCGCGATCCCTACGCCCCGCCGTCCGGGCCCCTACCCCGCCTGCTGTCCATCGCCACCGCCCTGCCGCCCCATCGTTTCACACAGGAACAGGCGCTGGCCGGCGCCCGTGAGATTTTCGCCCACCGCCTGCGCGATTTTGAGCGCATGGCGCCGGTCTTCACCCACGCCGGCATTGAGGGCCGCGCGTCCTGCGTGCCGCTGGACTGGTATCTGCGCCCCCATGGCTGGGCGGAGCGCAACGCCCTTTACCTGGAACACGCGGTGGATTTGCTGGCCGTCGCCGCGACCCAAGCGCTGGAGCGCGCGGGCCTGGCGCCCGGCGACGTGGACGCCATCGTCGCCGTCTCCTCCACCGGCATCGCCACCCCCAGCCTGGACGCCCTGGTGATGCAGCGCCTGGGCATGCGGCCGGATGTGGAGCGCATGCCCCTGTTCGGGCTGGGCTGCGCCGGCGGCGTGCTGGGCCTGGCGCGGGCGGCGACCTGGGCCACCGCCCGGCCGGGGGCCAACATCCTGCTGCTGGTGGTGGAGCTGTGCGGCCTGACCTTCCGCCCGGGCGACCTGTCCAAGGCCAACGTGGTGGCGACCGCCCTGTTCGGCGACGGTGCCGCCGCCCTGGTCCTGCGCGCCGACCCGGCAGGCCGGGATGAAGGACCGGCCTTCCTGGCATCGGCCGAGCATCGCTGGCCCGACAGCCTGGGCATCATGGGCTGGCAGGTAGAGGATGACGGCCTGGGCGTGATCTTCGCCCAGAGCATCCCCACCCTGGTGCGCGACGCGCTGCCGGCGGTGGTGGGCGGGTTCCTGGATCGCCAGGGCCTGGGCCTGCGCGATCTGGCCGGCACCATCTGCCATCCCGGCGGCGCCAAGGTGCTGGACGCGCTGACGGCGGTGCTGAGCCCCTGCGCCGACGGGCTGGATGACGCCCGCACCGTGCTGCGCGACCATGGCAACATGTCGGCCGTCACCGTGCTGTTCGTGCTGGAACGCCGGCTGCGGCGGGGCGCCAAGGGGCCACACATGCTGTCCGCCCTGGGCCCCGGCTTCGTGGCCGCCCTGGGCCTGATGCGGCTTTGA
- a CDS encoding type II toxin-antitoxin system RelE/ParE family toxin, protein MRFIWTEPAVRDLVSARRHIALENPVAANAQIQMVMLATAQLVHFPRMGREGRWPGTRELVVQKTPYIVAYQIQDDTISILRVLHGRQLWPDPVTD, encoded by the coding sequence ATGCGCTTTATCTGGACGGAGCCTGCGGTGCGGGATTTGGTCAGCGCGCGCCGCCACATCGCGCTGGAAAATCCTGTGGCGGCGAATGCCCAAATTCAAATGGTCATGTTGGCCACCGCCCAATTGGTTCATTTCCCCCGGATGGGGCGGGAAGGGCGCTGGCCCGGCACGCGTGAACTGGTCGTCCAAAAGACGCCCTACATCGTCGCCTACCAGATCCAAGATGACACGATCTCGATTCTGCGCGTACTTCATGGCCGCCAGCTTTGGCCGGACCCGGTAACTGATTGA
- a CDS encoding methyl-accepting chemotaxis protein yields MFVLRGAVKELMEKVEWLDILASHSGVGLWDAVLFNGDAMHAKARWTWSPEFRRLCGFSSEREFPNVVHSWSDRLHPEDAGPTFDAFAGALKTGSGYDVTYRLKVKDGSYRWFRATGGVILDERGVPRRACGSLVDVHAVKQAEEDRRAAMQALAAKFEASISAIVTNVSAQATDLHGTAQSMAGTASETARQSAVVATAAGTATNNVTTVAAAIEELSASVREIAQQTNQATQMMGQAVVRADGANSQVQGLATTAQKIGEVVQLINGIASQTNLLALNATIEAARAGEAGKGFAVVASEVKALANQTAAATDEIQAQVTAIQQATGVSVRAIQDITETIATMNETTQSIAAAVGAQGQATREIAENVAQAAEGTAEVTTNIAGVSDAARQTGAAATRVLASAGDLSRSGDALKAQVDTFLQEVRNA; encoded by the coding sequence ATGTTTGTTTTGCGTGGCGCGGTGAAGGAGCTGATGGAAAAGGTCGAATGGCTGGACATTCTGGCCAGCCATTCCGGTGTCGGGCTGTGGGATGCGGTCCTGTTCAACGGTGACGCCATGCACGCAAAGGCGCGTTGGACCTGGTCCCCGGAATTCCGTCGCCTGTGCGGTTTCTCCAGCGAGCGGGAATTTCCCAACGTCGTGCACTCCTGGTCGGACCGCCTGCATCCCGAGGACGCGGGGCCGACCTTTGACGCCTTCGCCGGCGCCTTGAAGACCGGATCCGGTTACGACGTCACCTATCGCCTCAAGGTCAAGGACGGCAGCTATCGCTGGTTTCGCGCCACCGGCGGCGTGATCCTTGACGAACGCGGTGTTCCCCGGCGCGCTTGCGGTTCCCTGGTTGATGTCCATGCCGTCAAGCAGGCGGAAGAGGACCGCCGGGCGGCGATGCAGGCCTTGGCCGCCAAGTTCGAGGCGTCGATCAGCGCCATCGTCACCAACGTCAGCGCCCAGGCGACAGACCTGCACGGCACGGCGCAGTCGATGGCCGGCACCGCCAGTGAAACCGCACGGCAGTCGGCCGTCGTGGCCACGGCGGCGGGAACGGCCACCAACAACGTCACCACCGTCGCCGCCGCGATCGAGGAACTGTCCGCATCGGTGCGGGAGATCGCCCAGCAGACCAATCAGGCTACCCAGATGATGGGGCAGGCCGTGGTGCGGGCCGACGGCGCCAATTCCCAGGTGCAGGGGCTGGCCACCACGGCCCAGAAGATCGGCGAGGTGGTGCAACTGATCAACGGCATCGCCAGCCAGACCAACCTGCTGGCGCTGAACGCCACCATCGAGGCGGCACGGGCGGGGGAGGCCGGCAAGGGCTTCGCCGTCGTGGCATCCGAGGTCAAGGCCCTGGCCAACCAGACGGCGGCCGCGACCGACGAAATCCAGGCCCAGGTCACCGCCATCCAGCAGGCCACCGGTGTTTCCGTCCGCGCCATCCAGGACATCACGGAAACCATCGCCACGATGAATGAGACGACGCAGTCCATCGCGGCCGCCGTCGGCGCCCAGGGGCAGGCCACCCGCGAAATCGCCGAAAACGTGGCGCAGGCGGCCGAGGGCACGGCGGAAGTGACGACCAACATCGCCGGCGTCAGCGACGCCGCCCGGCAGACCGGCGCCGCCGCCACCCGGGTGCTGGCTTCGGCCGGCGATCTCAGCCGCAGCGGCGACGCGCTGAAGGCCCAGGTGGACACCTTCCTGCAGGAGGTGCGGAACGCGTGA
- a CDS encoding succinate dehydrogenase assembly factor 2: protein MPTDAAINASPEDALAIRRKRLIFRSWHRGMKEMDLLMGTFAEKHVPGFTVDQMDKYEHLLDLNDPDVFDWLLGRTPFPDDLDVDLMALLQAHRVA, encoded by the coding sequence ATGCCCACCGACGCCGCTATCAATGCTTCTCCCGAAGACGCCCTGGCCATTCGCCGCAAGCGCCTGATCTTCCGCAGTTGGCACCGCGGGATGAAGGAGATGGACTTGCTGATGGGCACGTTCGCGGAAAAGCATGTGCCGGGGTTCACGGTGGACCAGATGGACAAGTATGAGCATCTGCTGGACCTGAACGACCCAGACGTCTTCGATTGGCTGCTGGGCCGCACCCCGTTTCCCGATGACCTGGACGTGGACCTGATGGCCCTGCTGCAGGCCCACCGCGTCGCCTGA
- the ccoS gene encoding cbb3-type cytochrome oxidase assembly protein CcoS: MNSLLFLIPAALFLGGLGLCAFLWAVRNGQFEDLEGSASRILYDDDQPLPKRPS; this comes from the coding sequence ATGAACAGCCTGCTTTTCCTCATCCCGGCCGCCCTGTTCCTGGGCGGTCTCGGTCTCTGCGCCTTTCTCTGGGCGGTGCGCAACGGCCAGTTCGAGGACCTGGAAGGGTCCGCCAGCCGCATCCTGTACGACGACGACCAGCCGCTGCCCAAGCGGCCGTCCTGA
- a CDS encoding sulfotransferase encodes MLRGFVDRVSRSLVCGWAADTDNPDQAIEVVIRLNGYDLGVVLANRERDDLRATGEFGGGRHGFVYRFDYPIPLNLIGEITVEFLEDRSILPPGPSKILAVPETESHSGAQDARQGRPNLLLMTTMGRSGGTMVMEKIGTNPEVILADVYPYETRVLAYYAAAYRALISPADHSNSINPDDLMKSNLRLGFNPYFHSDQEWRYDQPEFMYDFFEITAARHLAQSFRDLVSEYYERRATLVGKKPRYFIEKCGVDDPARHIGRAIFPDARELVLLRHPRDVICSQMAFWGSDFHGALMGMAVATEAMMLIKQSGRSDTFFVRYEDIIATPDVCANDVARFLGVGTPINFESSGREGIRAVHATTKSAADSVSRWRKDLNAFQISECRRVLGKYEEYFGYGD; translated from the coding sequence ATGCTGAGGGGGTTTGTCGATCGCGTGAGCCGGTCACTGGTTTGCGGATGGGCAGCTGATACTGATAATCCGGATCAGGCGATTGAAGTTGTCATCAGGCTGAACGGATATGATCTTGGTGTGGTCCTTGCCAATCGTGAACGCGATGACTTGAGGGCAACAGGTGAATTTGGTGGCGGTCGCCATGGGTTCGTTTATCGCTTCGACTACCCGATTCCTTTGAACCTAATTGGGGAAATTACTGTAGAATTTCTAGAAGACCGGTCAATTCTACCACCCGGTCCCTCAAAAATTCTGGCTGTACCGGAAACAGAATCGCATTCAGGCGCCCAAGACGCGCGCCAGGGGCGCCCGAATTTATTGCTCATGACCACCATGGGCCGCTCGGGCGGCACCATGGTCATGGAAAAGATCGGAACAAACCCCGAAGTCATTTTGGCCGATGTCTATCCATATGAGACCAGGGTGCTGGCATATTACGCGGCGGCCTATCGCGCATTGATTTCACCAGCGGATCATTCCAACTCGATAAATCCCGATGATTTGATGAAATCAAATTTGCGACTGGGATTTAATCCATATTTTCATTCCGACCAAGAGTGGCGATACGATCAGCCGGAATTCATGTATGACTTCTTTGAAATAACGGCTGCACGCCATCTTGCTCAGTCATTTCGTGATTTGGTCTCTGAATATTATGAACGTCGCGCGACGCTTGTTGGTAAAAAACCCCGCTACTTTATTGAAAAATGCGGGGTTGATGATCCCGCGCGCCACATCGGCCGGGCTATTTTTCCTGATGCGAGGGAGCTGGTGTTGCTCCGCCACCCACGGGATGTGATCTGTTCCCAAATGGCCTTTTGGGGCAGCGACTTCCACGGTGCGCTGATGGGAATGGCCGTTGCCACGGAGGCCATGATGCTCATTAAACAATCTGGCCGGTCGGACACGTTCTTCGTAAGATATGAAGACATCATTGCGACACCGGATGTGTGTGCCAATGATGTCGCCCGCTTCTTGGGTGTGGGGACTCCGATCAATTTTGAATCAAGTGGCCGGGAAGGCATTCGCGCCGTGCATGCGACCACCAAGTCCGCGGCGGATTCGGTTTCTCGATGGAGGAAAGACTTGAATGCATTCCAAATATCAGAATGCAGGAGGGTGCTTGGGAAATATGAAGAATATTTTGGCTACGGCGACTGA
- a CDS encoding CopG family ribbon-helix-helix protein: protein MTKTSLDIHLGPDLSDQVTAIAKVLDRPASWVVDQAIRDFIAVQEGHLRAIEEGIRAADAGKVVPHEDVVAWVNSWGTDNELPMPSAD, encoded by the coding sequence ATGACGAAGACATCGCTTGATATCCATCTGGGGCCAGACCTGAGCGATCAGGTGACTGCGATTGCAAAGGTGTTGGATCGCCCCGCGTCCTGGGTGGTCGATCAGGCGATCCGGGATTTCATCGCCGTGCAGGAAGGCCACCTGCGGGCCATCGAGGAAGGAATACGGGCCGCCGATGCGGGAAAGGTTGTTCCGCACGAGGATGTTGTGGCCTGGGTGAATTCCTGGGGGACGGATAACGAGTTGCCCATGCCTTCGGCTGACTGA
- a CDS encoding PaaI family thioesterase has product MADSGASEVTTEGWALCPVQPGFVAHIGPFWEGRPARGGGDGGWVRAFVADERHLAPGGQIHTSVLSAFAEFVCLKTLADEGVPDGDAALLGLTLNHLGSGPRGTLVQGEARMIRRNWSQLCTEVRVHDGDRTLATGSALWILAGV; this is encoded by the coding sequence ATGGCCGACAGCGGCGCCAGCGAGGTGACGACGGAGGGCTGGGCGCTCTGCCCGGTGCAGCCTGGCTTCGTCGCCCATATCGGCCCTTTCTGGGAAGGGCGGCCCGCCCGGGGCGGTGGGGATGGCGGCTGGGTCCGCGCCTTCGTCGCCGACGAACGGCACCTGGCGCCGGGCGGCCAAATCCACACCTCCGTGCTGTCGGCCTTCGCCGAATTCGTCTGCCTGAAGACCCTGGCGGATGAAGGCGTGCCCGACGGGGACGCCGCGTTGCTGGGCCTGACCCTCAATCACCTGGGCAGCGGCCCGCGCGGCACCCTGGTGCAGGGGGAGGCGCGGATGATCCGCCGCAACTGGTCGCAGCTGTGCACCGAGGTGCGCGTGCATGACGGCGACCGCACGCTGGCCACCGGCAGCGCCCTGTGGATTCTGGCCGGGGTTTGA
- the fliN gene encoding flagellar motor switch protein FliN, with protein sequence MSNQDDIDAMFGGSGGSSASSSTELSAIYDTAVEVSVVLGTSTIRVRDLLKLGRGAIVELDRKIDDLSDIIVSGRTVGRGEVTIVEDKIAVTFREFTRANS encoded by the coding sequence ATGAGCAACCAGGACGACATCGATGCCATGTTCGGCGGCAGCGGCGGTTCCTCCGCGTCGTCTTCCACTGAACTGTCGGCCATCTACGACACGGCGGTCGAGGTGTCGGTGGTGCTGGGCACCTCCACCATCCGGGTGCGCGACCTGCTGAAGCTGGGCCGCGGCGCCATCGTGGAACTGGACCGCAAGATCGACGACCTGTCCGACATCATCGTTTCCGGCCGCACTGTCGGCCGGGGCGAGGTGACGATCGTCGAGGACAAGATCGCCGTCACCTTCCGTGAATTCACCCGCGCGAACAGTTAA
- a CDS encoding isoprenylcysteine carboxylmethyltransferase family protein, with amino-acid sequence MTLNIPMGPPQGVVILLAIQRLAELRVANRNTARLLAQGGQEVGAAHYPLFILLHSAWLAALFFGIPADAPVVWPLAALLIPLQLARYWVIRTLGPYWTTRIITLPRAPLIDGGPFRLLRHPNYCVVVAEIAAVPLAFGAWRLALAFSLANALLLAHRIRVEEAALAPRRRTA; translated from the coding sequence ATGACCCTGAACATCCCCATGGGACCACCGCAGGGCGTGGTGATCCTGCTGGCCATCCAGCGCCTGGCGGAACTGCGGGTGGCCAACCGCAATACGGCCCGCCTGCTGGCCCAGGGCGGGCAGGAGGTGGGGGCCGCGCATTACCCGCTGTTCATCCTACTGCACAGCGCCTGGCTGGCCGCCCTGTTCTTCGGCATCCCGGCCGACGCGCCGGTGGTCTGGCCGCTGGCGGCACTGCTGATCCCCCTGCAACTGGCGCGTTATTGGGTGATCCGCACGCTGGGGCCTTATTGGACCACCCGGATCATCACCCTGCCCCGGGCGCCGCTGATCGACGGCGGGCCCTTCCGCCTGCTGCGCCATCCCAACTATTGCGTCGTGGTGGCGGAGATCGCGGCCGTGCCGCTGGCCTTCGGCGCCTGGCGGCTGGCCCTGGCCTTTTCGCTGGCCAACGCCCTGCTGCTGGCCCACCGCATCCGGGTGGAGGAAGCCGCACTGGCGCCGCGCCGGCGGACGGCCTGA
- a CDS encoding formylglycine-generating enzyme family protein — MRVVITLLAVLATGLAAMAGAHAAPESPDMLTIPAGRFIMGSSDAETTLEQSQTMHTGIPLDDDFAPREKPQHAVTVKAFKLAKYLVTRADFARFVYATGYAVAGKCWAYNFAVDPVKFGPSATADWRDPGFKQTDKDPVVCVSHDDAVAYITWYSAQTGLTYRLPTEAETEYATRAGTTTSRYWGDDVALQCKYANGSDQTVVERFKDRVPKWYGAPCDDGYLTTSPVDAFPPNPWGLYDMLGNVYELTQDCWHDTYDGAPTDGSAWLGGDCHQHAARGGSTSPHPGSMRSASRVMMNTGDRSVFGGFRLARSLE; from the coding sequence ATGCGGGTCGTCATCACGCTCCTGGCGGTTCTCGCCACCGGTCTGGCCGCCATGGCGGGTGCCCACGCCGCACCGGAATCCCCCGACATGCTGACCATCCCGGCCGGGCGTTTCATCATGGGCTCATCGGACGCGGAAACGACCCTTGAGCAAAGCCAGACCATGCACACGGGCATTCCGCTGGACGATGATTTCGCGCCCCGCGAAAAGCCGCAGCACGCGGTGACGGTCAAGGCGTTCAAGCTGGCCAAATATCTGGTGACGCGCGCCGACTTCGCCCGGTTCGTCTATGCCACCGGCTACGCCGTCGCCGGCAAGTGCTGGGCCTACAACTTCGCCGTCGATCCGGTGAAGTTCGGCCCCAGCGCCACCGCCGACTGGCGCGACCCCGGCTTCAAGCAGACGGACAAGGACCCGGTGGTCTGCGTCTCCCACGACGACGCCGTAGCCTATATCACCTGGTACTCCGCCCAGACCGGCCTGACCTATCGCCTGCCGACGGAGGCGGAGACGGAATACGCCACGCGCGCCGGCACCACCACCTCGCGCTATTGGGGCGACGACGTGGCACTGCAGTGCAAATACGCCAACGGCAGCGACCAGACGGTGGTGGAACGCTTCAAGGACCGCGTGCCCAAATGGTACGGCGCGCCCTGCGACGACGGTTATCTTACGACCTCCCCCGTCGATGCCTTCCCGCCCAATCCCTGGGGCCTGTACGACATGCTGGGCAATGTCTATGAGCTGACCCAGGATTGCTGGCACGACACCTACGACGGCGCCCCCACCGACGGCAGCGCGTGGCTGGGGGGCGACTGCCACCAGCACGCGGCGCGCGGCGGTTCCACCAGCCCCCACCCGGGCAGCATGCGCTCCGCCAGCCGGGTGATGATGAACACCGGCGACCGCTCGGTGTTCGGCGGGTTCCGGTTGGCACGATCGCTGGAGTGA